GACCCATCCACCGATCGAAGGTCGCGCTCGAAGTCGTGCGGCGTCAGCACCCGTCGTGTCACGACACTCGAGGTCAGACCTGGCAGGAGGCGCTGTTCGAGCGCGCGCATGATGCGCTCCTCGTACTCCTCCGCGCGCACGGACCAGTCGATGCCGCTGCGGTTGTTCGGCACCGGCGACAGCACGTAGAAAGCCTCATTACCGTCCGGAGCCAGCGATGCATCGGAGCGGGTAGGCGCGTGCAGGTAGAGCGAGAAATCGTCGGCGAGCACGCGGCGCTGGAAAATGTCGCGCAACAGCCCGCGATAGCGCGGCCCGAGCACGATGGTGTGATGCTTCAGGTCCGGATACTGCCGCGACGTGCCGAAGTACGACACGAAAAGCCCCATGGACTGACGGACGCGCCGAAGCCGCCGCTCGCTGTGCCGGCGCCGTTCACCAGCGGCAAGCATGTTCCGGTAGACCCACGACGGATCGGCATTGCTCACCACGACGTCAGCGTCGATCTGCCCGCCGGACTCCAGCTCGACTCCCGTCGCCCTGCCGCCCTGCACCCGGATGCGGGCTACCGGTGAGCTCATTCGCACATCGACGCCGATGTCGCCGAGCAGACGCACCAGTCCGTGCACGATCGACGTCGTACCGCCGCGTGCGAAGTGCACGCCCCACTTCCTCTCGAGCCAGTGGATCAGCAGGTAGATCGATGTAGTGCGGAACGGATCCCCGCCTACCAGCAGGGGCTCGAAGCTGAATGCCTGACGCAGGCGCTCGTCACGGATGTGCGACGATACTACCGCATGCACACTGCGATGACTGCCCAGGCGGAGCATCGCGGGCAGGACCCGTAGCATGTCGGTCGCGTGCGTGAACGGGCGATCCGCAAGCTGTTCGTAACCGACCTCGAAGATGCGCCGCGCGTGCCGGACCAGCCGGCGATAGCCATCCACGTCCCGTGCATCGAACTTCTCGATCTCGGCATACAGCCGCTCGTCATCGCCGAAGTAGTCGAACGAACTGCCATCGTGGAACATGATCCGGTAGAAAGGGTCGACAGGCATCAGCTCGAAATAGTCGCGGGCGTCGCGACCGGCACTCGCGAACAATTCCTCCAGCAGGTACGGCGCCGTGATCACGGTCGGGCCCGCGTCGAACGTGAACCCGTCCTGCCGGAACACACGCGCCCGTCCACCCGGCTGGTCCAGTGCCTCCAGCAGCGTGACATCGTAACCGCGCACGCGCAGTCGCACGGCCGCCGCCAGACCGCCAAACCCGCTGCCGATCACCACGGCCCGGGAACTCATGCGCTGACCCCCGCGATGCGGCCCCCCGCACTCAGCATGCTGCGCAGCTCGTCCAGATCGGTGATGACCCGCGCACCCGCCAACTCCAGCGGCGCTCGACCGGCCTCTGCCCCGCGGCCCCCCACCAGCATAGTTACCCCCTCCGGCAGTGCCTCGCCCAGCTCCAACATCTCACGCGCGGCCGATTCGACCACGCCGTCGTTCACCACGCTCAGTGCGACTGCGGCAGCATTCAAACGACGCGCCGCGCGCGCGATCTCCGCTGCCGGC
The Longimicrobiales bacterium genome window above contains:
- the crtI gene encoding phytoene desaturase family protein; its protein translation is MSSRAVVIGSGFGGLAAAVRLRVRGYDVTLLEALDQPGGRARVFRQDGFTFDAGPTVITAPYLLEELFASAGRDARDYFELMPVDPFYRIMFHDGSSFDYFGDDERLYAEIEKFDARDVDGYRRLVRHARRIFEVGYEQLADRPFTHATDMLRVLPAMLRLGSHRSVHAVVSSHIRDERLRQAFSFEPLLVGGDPFRTTSIYLLIHWLERKWGVHFARGGTTSIVHGLVRLLGDIGVDVRMSSPVARIRVQGGRATGVELESGGQIDADVVVSNADPSWVYRNMLAAGERRRHSERRLRRVRQSMGLFVSYFGTSRQYPDLKHHTIVLGPRYRGLLRDIFQRRVLADDFSLYLHAPTRSDASLAPDGNEAFYVLSPVPNNRSGIDWSVRAEEYEERIMRALEQRLLPGLTSSVVTRRVLTPHDFERDLRSVDGSAFGPEPVLTQSAYFRYHNVSDDVNGLYFVGAGTHPGGGVPGVLQSARVLDRVVPDPAVRSPVPLRKPSRGAA